In a single window of the Planctomycetia bacterium genome:
- a CDS encoding L,D-transpeptidase encodes MGKLVPDDIAAKLIESGWDERVEGGLGLWVSGARQELIGIRGDRVDFVYPCSTAAKGMGNRENSNQTPTGWHKIDEKIGGNSPWGTIFVERKSNGKTWATDQVTEKDYVLTRIMWLRGLEPGINAGPGVDSHDRYIYIHGTPAEDKIGTPASMGCIRLRNDDVITLFDTVESGTPVLITEW; translated from the coding sequence GTGGGAAAACTCGTTCCTGACGATATCGCCGCAAAACTGATTGAGAGCGGCTGGGACGAGCGCGTGGAGGGTGGTCTGGGACTCTGGGTTTCGGGGGCCCGACAGGAACTGATCGGTATACGAGGGGACCGGGTTGACTTTGTGTACCCGTGCTCGACGGCGGCCAAGGGGATGGGCAATCGAGAGAACTCGAACCAGACGCCGACCGGCTGGCACAAGATTGATGAAAAAATCGGCGGCAACTCGCCGTGGGGAACCATCTTCGTCGAGCGGAAGTCCAACGGGAAGACATGGGCAACCGATCAGGTCACCGAGAAAGACTACGTCCTGACCCGAATCATGTGGCTGCGCGGACTTGAGCCCGGAATCAACGCGGGGCCGGGCGTCGATTCGCACGATCGTTACATTTACATCCACGGCACGCCCGCGGAAGACAAGATCGGCACACCCGCCTCGATGGGCTGCATCCGCCTTCGCAACGACGACGTGATCACACTCTTCGATACCGTGGAGTCTGGGACTCCCGTCTTGATCACCGAGTGGTAA
- a CDS encoding DUF4139 domain-containing protein yields MIRNRLFGLISGVAFSTAICLSGVNKAVAADDEGPAVTVYSSADPAGFDPQQFIAQQRQGFNPMFAWQVPGFGVVKEARTVTLKSGVNELRFTDVAQFIDPTTVSFLDLTTPDATSVMEQNFQFDLVSPDKVMEKYIDREISVILTHGDVSETVKGTLLSATQGQLVLNTSNGVRILSGQGQQVQLGELPGGLITRPTLVWKVSADEAGEHVVRTTYQTGGITWRADYNMLLNPEDTKADVGAWVTLMNLSGAAYKNARLKLIAGDVQRIAPEQQMFRGMAGKMESLAMKDSQGFEEKSFFEYHLYTLPRRTDILSNTTQQITLFPTARDVAVEKVLVYYGLPMGAYWSFTAQPNLDRGLGGQSNPKVDVYVRFKNDKKSNMGMPLPKGKVRVYKKDDADGTLEFIGEDLIDHTPKDEKVLIKLGQAFDVVGERTQTDFNMDSGRKTMTESFRIQIRNHKNADQKVIIKENLYRWTTWEISKSSDEFQKIDARTIHFEVVVPAEGEKTVDYTVRYTW; encoded by the coding sequence ATGATTCGCAATCGCCTGTTCGGGTTGATTTCTGGCGTCGCTTTCTCGACCGCTATTTGCCTGAGCGGCGTCAACAAAGCCGTCGCCGCGGACGACGAGGGGCCCGCCGTCACGGTTTACTCCTCCGCGGACCCCGCAGGGTTCGATCCGCAGCAGTTTATCGCCCAGCAGCGGCAGGGCTTCAACCCGATGTTTGCCTGGCAGGTTCCCGGCTTCGGCGTGGTGAAGGAGGCACGCACGGTCACTTTGAAATCGGGAGTGAATGAACTGCGTTTCACCGATGTCGCTCAATTCATCGACCCGACGACCGTGAGCTTTCTCGATCTGACCACCCCGGACGCAACGAGCGTCATGGAGCAGAACTTTCAATTCGATCTGGTCAGCCCTGACAAAGTCATGGAGAAGTACATCGACCGGGAGATCTCCGTCATCCTCACCCATGGCGATGTGTCCGAAACGGTCAAGGGCACGCTGCTTTCCGCGACTCAGGGGCAACTGGTCTTGAACACGTCAAACGGCGTTCGCATCCTGTCCGGTCAGGGTCAACAGGTTCAGCTTGGAGAACTGCCCGGCGGTCTTATCACCCGACCGACTTTGGTCTGGAAAGTCTCGGCAGATGAGGCAGGCGAACACGTCGTGCGCACCACCTATCAAACCGGCGGCATCACTTGGCGGGCAGACTACAACATGCTCCTGAATCCAGAGGACACCAAGGCGGACGTTGGTGCATGGGTCACGCTCATGAACCTGTCCGGCGCGGCCTACAAGAACGCAAGACTTAAGCTTATCGCCGGTGACGTGCAGCGAATCGCGCCGGAACAACAAATGTTCCGCGGAATGGCGGGAAAAATGGAATCACTTGCGATGAAGGATTCCCAGGGATTCGAGGAAAAGTCGTTCTTCGAATACCACCTCTACACCCTCCCGCGCCGAACGGACATCCTTTCGAACACCACCCAGCAAATTACGCTTTTTCCCACCGCCCGTGATGTTGCGGTTGAGAAAGTGCTCGTCTATTACGGTCTCCCCATGGGGGCCTACTGGAGCTTTACGGCGCAGCCCAATCTCGACCGCGGCCTCGGCGGCCAATCCAATCCCAAGGTCGATGTCTATGTCCGATTCAAGAACGACAAGAAGAGCAACATGGGCATGCCCCTGCCCAAGGGGAAAGTCCGCGTATACAAGAAGGACGATGCAGATGGCACGCTCGAGTTCATCGGCGAAGATCTCATCGATCATACGCCGAAGGATGAAAAGGTCCTGATCAAGCTTGGCCAGGCCTTTGATGTCGTGGGCGAGCGCACCCAGACCGACTTCAACATGGACTCGGGCCGCAAGACGATGACTGAGAGCTTCCGAATCCAGATTCGCAATCACAAGAACGCAGATCAGAAGGTCATCATCAAAGAGAATCTTTACCGCTGGACGACCTGGGAGATTTCCAAGTCGAGCGATGAGTTTCAGAAGATCGACGCGCGGACGATTCACTTCGAAGTGGTCGTTCCGGCCGAGGGCGAAAAGACGGTGGACTACACCGTCCGCTATACGTGGTAA
- the aroF gene encoding 3-deoxy-7-phosphoheptulonate synthase: MIVVLKPGSSQKDIDHVSQLVRERGLKDVVIVGTDRTVVAAVGDERLVDMSAIESAPMVERLVPILAPYKVASREIRPEPSVINAGSGMEVGGRKIAVIAGPCSVECETQLMRVAHAVKQAGAHGLRGGAFKPRTNPYEFKGLGEEGLKLLAKARAETGLAIVTEVMSIDQVDLVAEYADVLQIGTRNMHNFNLLVAAGRTRKPVMLKRGWSATLNEFLLAAEYIMNEGNNDVILCERGIRTHETYVRNTLALGIIPAIKRESHLPIVIDPSQGTGHAYMVPSMSRAAIAAGADGLIIEVHGDPEHALTDGAQSITPEVFSNLMSELDPISKAVGRTV; this comes from the coding sequence ATGATCGTCGTTTTGAAGCCCGGTTCGAGCCAGAAGGATATTGACCACGTTTCGCAGTTAGTCCGCGAGCGCGGATTGAAAGATGTGGTCATCGTCGGAACGGACCGGACCGTGGTCGCCGCCGTCGGGGACGAGCGACTGGTTGACATGTCGGCCATTGAGAGCGCTCCCATGGTGGAGCGGCTGGTTCCGATTCTTGCCCCATACAAGGTGGCCAGCCGGGAAATACGCCCCGAGCCATCGGTCATCAATGCGGGCAGCGGCATGGAGGTGGGCGGTCGCAAGATCGCCGTCATTGCCGGTCCTTGCAGCGTGGAGTGCGAAACGCAACTGATGCGCGTGGCGCATGCGGTCAAGCAGGCCGGGGCGCACGGCCTTCGCGGCGGAGCATTCAAACCGCGAACCAATCCCTACGAATTCAAAGGGCTGGGGGAAGAGGGGCTGAAGCTGCTGGCAAAAGCCCGGGCAGAGACGGGTTTGGCGATCGTGACGGAAGTCATGAGCATCGACCAGGTTGACCTCGTCGCGGAATATGCCGACGTCCTGCAAATCGGCACGCGAAACATGCACAATTTCAATCTGCTGGTGGCAGCGGGACGCACGCGAAAGCCGGTCATGCTCAAGCGCGGCTGGAGCGCGACCCTGAATGAGTTTTTGCTGGCTGCCGAGTACATCATGAACGAGGGCAACAACGACGTGATCCTGTGCGAACGAGGCATTCGAACGCATGAGACTTACGTGAGAAACACACTTGCCCTGGGCATTATCCCCGCGATCAAGAGAGAGTCTCACCTGCCGATCGTCATTGATCCATCGCAGGGCACGGGACATGCATACATGGTCCCATCGATGAGCCGGGCGGCCATCGCGGCCGGGGCCGACGGTCTCATCATTGAAGTCCATGGCGATCCTGAGCACGCGTTGACGGATGGGGCCCAGTCGATCACGCCGGAGGTTTTTTCGAACCTGATGAGCGAACTTGACCCGATTTCGAAGGCGGTTGGGCGAACGGTCTAG